The Pontibacter korlensis sequence CCGCCCGCACTTTGCCCTGCAGATGAAAACACCACACCAGGTGCATCAAGAAAAAATCCCGGCTTGCTAACGCAAACCGGGATCATGTAAAACCGTCAACTTATTTCAGGACGATTCACTTACTTTCAAGTGTTATGAAGCAGTGCTTTCCTGTTTCAGGAAGTATACATTAAACTCAGTTCCTTTGCCTAATTCGCTCTTCACTGTAATCTTATCACCGGAGTTATCTAATATTTTCTTCACCAGGTACAGGCCAATTCCAGAGCCCTCTACGTGGTCGTGCACCCGCTTGAACATCGCGAAAATCTTGTCCAGTTGGTTCTCTGCAATACCTAAGCCGTTGTCTTTTACAGACAGCACACAATCTCCTGTTTCAGAGACAGAAGTTGTTACTACTACCTTTGGCGCCCGCTGAGGGTCTGCGTATTTAATGGCATTAGAAACCAGGTTAAAGATGATGCTGCGAAGGTTCTTGCGTGGGTACCTCAGGTTATCGAAGCCAACCAGGTTCACCTCTATCTCTGCCTTACTAGCAGCAATTACATCACTCAAGCTTTCTTTCACCTCTTCTACCATACCCTGAATATTTACATTCTCAGGGGCCTCCTTCACATGCTGCAGTTTGGTAACATCAGACAGATCGTTGATCACGTTTTTTAACGTGTTTATAGCGCCTCCCATTCTGGACAACAACATCTGGTGCTTTGCAGCATCCGGGCCTAAATCTTCCTCCAAAGCCGATATCAACCCTTCAAGGTTAACAATGGGCGACTTAAGGTCATGCGAGGCTGTATATACAAAGCTGTCCAATTCGTTATTGATACGCATAAGCTCACTATTTCTTCGCATCAACTCCTCATTGCGTCGGTGCTCGGTCATGTCGCGGGTAATTTTAGCGAATCCCAGCAGGCGCTTGTCCAGGTTGTATATGGGTGAGATAACCACGTTGGCCCAAAATGCAGACCCATCTTTGCGTATACGCCAGCCTTCATCCTCAAACTGGCCATTAGCCAAAGCTGTTTTGAGTTCAAACTGTGGGAAGCCGCTGGCTATCGCTTCACGGTTATAAAAGATAGAGAAATGCTTGCCTATAATCTCACTTGCCTTGTATCCCTTTATTCGCTCAGCGCCAGAGTTCCAGCTCATGATAATGCCATCAGGGTTCAGCATCAGGATGGAGTAGTCTTTCACACTGTCGATCAGCAGCCGGCTCTTTTCCTCACTCTCCTTCAGGTCCTCATTAATCCGGAAAAGCTGCTGCTCCAGCTTCTTTCGCTCTGTTAAGTCGCGTGTTATCTTGGAAAAGCCTACAAGTTCTTTTTTTGCATTGTAGATGGGGGCAAGAACAGTGTTGGCCCAGAAAGCTGAACCATCTTTCTTATAACGCCAGCCTTCATCTTCAAAACGTCCATTCTTCGTGGCCTGCTTTAGCTCATAGTCTGGGAAGCCCTGCTGTATTGCCTCTCTGCTATAAAACTTAGCAAAGTACTTACCCAGTATTTCGTGTGCCTCATAGCCCTTCAGCCTCCTGGCCCCTTCATTCCAGCTCGATACATTACCTGCTGGGTCCAGCATAATAATGGCATAGTCATTCACACCATCTATTAGCAGCCTGAATCTTTCCTCACTTTCCTTTAACTCCTCATACGCCTTGTACAGGTCGTCTTCGGCCTTTTTTCGCTCAGACAGGTTCCGGGTAATTTTGGAGTAGCCTATCAGCTTATTCTCTTTATCATATACAGGTGTAATGATAACGTTTGCCCAGAACACGGTACCATCTTTTTTAACGCGCCAGCCTTCTTCCTCATACTTGCCTGCTGCCCTTGCTTCCTTTAGCTCCATGGATGGGTAATCCCGGGCCTTATCAACAGGAGTATAAAACACAGAAAAATGCTTTCCGATGATCTCCTCAGCCTTATACTGCTTTATGGCCTCGGCTCCTGTGTTCCAGGAGATAATATAGCCATTCACATCTAAGAGGAAAATGGCATAATCGGTAATACTGTCGACGAGTAATTTATAATATTTTTCAGCTATCTCTTTGGTAAAGTTAGCTGAAACAACTTCTGACTCTGAACTCATGCTGGTGGTAAAAGTGGCCTTTTTACTTCGATTTTACGCTATAGTGAATAAGGCTGCTACGGATTTTGGTGATAAAAGAATAAGTATTCAAAAAAAATATTCTATCAAAGGCGCCTCATTAGTAAGCAATATACCAATGAAAGAGTTTAGGATGAAACCAAAAATCAAAAAACAGGTGCATTTTTAGGAATATTGTGCAAACCCTTCAGCCATTTTATCGGTAGACTCAGCATCTAATTTTTCGTTTTGTATCAGCCC is a genomic window containing:
- a CDS encoding PAS domain-containing sensor histidine kinase; this translates as MSSESEVVSANFTKEIAEKYYKLLVDSITDYAIFLLDVNGYIISWNTGAEAIKQYKAEEIIGKHFSVFYTPVDKARDYPSMELKEARAAGKYEEEGWRVKKDGTVFWANVIITPVYDKENKLIGYSKITRNLSERKKAEDDLYKAYEELKESEERFRLLIDGVNDYAIIMLDPAGNVSSWNEGARRLKGYEAHEILGKYFAKFYSREAIQQGFPDYELKQATKNGRFEDEGWRYKKDGSAFWANTVLAPIYNAKKELVGFSKITRDLTERKKLEQQLFRINEDLKESEEKSRLLIDSVKDYSILMLNPDGIIMSWNSGAERIKGYKASEIIGKHFSIFYNREAIASGFPQFELKTALANGQFEDEGWRIRKDGSAFWANVVISPIYNLDKRLLGFAKITRDMTEHRRNEELMRRNSELMRINNELDSFVYTASHDLKSPIVNLEGLISALEEDLGPDAAKHQMLLSRMGGAINTLKNVINDLSDVTKLQHVKEAPENVNIQGMVEEVKESLSDVIAASKAEIEVNLVGFDNLRYPRKNLRSIIFNLVSNAIKYADPQRAPKVVVTTSVSETGDCVLSVKDNGLGIAENQLDKIFAMFKRVHDHVEGSGIGLYLVKKILDNSGDKITVKSELGKGTEFNVYFLKQESTAS